Part of the Vigna unguiculata cultivar IT97K-499-35 chromosome 3, ASM411807v1, whole genome shotgun sequence genome, attaaacaacagATTCGAGATTCCATTCGGGCTTTGTTCCCAGACAGGGAATGCTTCACTCTTGTGCGACCCTTGAATAACGAAAATGATCTACAGCGCCTGGATCAGATATCAGTAAGTAACTTATCAGCTGACATTCTATTTTTGTCACTTTGTTGCATGTTTTAACTtgtgatattttatattatgcaGGTTGGAAAATTAAGGCCTGAATTTCGATCTGGCCTTGATGCTTTGACAAAGTTTGTTTTTGAGAGGACAAGGCCAAAACAAGTTGGCGCAACTATGATGACTGGTCCTGTCTTGGTTGGCATAACGGAATCTTATTTGGATGCGCTCAACCATGGTGCTGTGCCTACAATTTCTTCCTCTTGGCAGGTAAATACTTAATCttcaaattattattgtaaCCGACTTGAGTTAGAGAGGAAAAACTTAGCTGTATCACATAAATAATGATACAGAATTCACTGGACATGTTTAAGGTTTTAGTTTGGTCAAACTGGTTATGAAATGTCATTTTAGTGGCTTGTTCCAATTgcctaatataatttttaaccatCCAAGGAAATAAGATGCTTGAGGAAATGTTGATTATTCGTTTTACGTTCTCATAAATCATAATTGACACCTcctcacgccgaggtatataCATATCGTGTGTGGGACTAGAAATTAATGGGTGGTCCGTTAGCGGTCCGATAGCCGGTGGAACAGAATGGCCAAGAGATCTCGATAggataggtttttttttttaaacaaagactttgataccatgttaagaataaagaaaatagggtttgaaccggcttgtaaggtaaggtttgcacctcacttatgtactatgaaattgccttatctctagtcgatgtggaacTTCGAACTGACGATATCTTGAAGTTGATGTTCAACtgataaaaatttctttttattaattgttcTAAATTGTATGCTGCTTTTGTCCCCTCTCTTTTGATGTGAatgattacttttttaatacatttgaagtaattttttagtttttaactacaaaaatgtcatttgtTCTTTTTACCTAGTGTATTTTATCTGACAATAAAAGGAGCAACGTGACGTTATTAAGGGGTTTTGGTAAAATAGTTTGTTAGAATATGGgaaagaaaatgtgaaaatattataGCATGCCATGTGTTCTTGACGTTTTTGTTTGCTAAAGTATTGCTTTTATACTTCAATTGTTGTTGCCTTGCAGAGTGTCGAAGAAGCTGAGTGCCGTCGGGCATATGATTCTGCTACCGATGTTTATATGTCTTCTTTTGAGCGGTCAACGGCCCCTGAGGAAGTGAGTAATCTATTCTATCTGCTTAAAGTAAATAATGAGTATAATTCTTGTCTTTTCTAATAGTAATGCTTGTTTGTAGGGTGCTCTGAGGGAAGCACATGAACTAGCAGTTCAAAAGTCAATGGCTGCTTTTAATGCTAGTGCTGTAGGAGTTGGTTCAGCCAGGAAGAAATATGAGGACCTTCTTTTGAGATTCTTCAAAAAGGCATTTGAGGTATTGTGTATGTCAGATCATGAGTGGAATTAACTGATAAACTTGATGTGAATAAGTTATGTGAATGTTATCTTATAATTTGTTGCGTCAGGTGTTTTGTCTCCCCCTCCCTCTTTTTGTGGTTGGGGTAATAGGCTGGTTGGTGGCAGTTTATGGTCATATTACCTGCAATGGGTTCATTTGCTTATAAATTCTTGAACGgttttgtattaaaattgtaagataTAACTTTTACCCCTTCTGATCCCTCTGGTCTTGTTGAATGAACCATCTAGCTTATCTACTTTAGAAAGCAGAGGAAAAAATGTAAGGCTGTAAGCTACCTGGATGCATCTCATGTAATTGGCTTGCCTTTGATCTACTTCTGTTACAGGATTTAGTGGGAAAGTTTATGATAGCCTGCTATCACTATTTTGAAGGGAAAACTGCTTGGTGCTTCTTATATCCTTAGGGGTCGGCATAGTTGTGTGTTACAATTGGAATGGattcatattttgttttggcTGTACAGATCATTATTATTCATTTCTGACAGTATTGGAGGTTATTGAGAGGGGACAAAATTTTTTTGTGTTCCTActtgtttaaaatataagatcTTATTTGCTTAGATATTTTGTTTTCCTCTTTTGTTGAACATCGTTTAGTGCATGTTGCATTGTATGAAAGTTTTATTGAATCATTGGTGAGTGAAGATAACCTGTTATTGCATTTAGGGGAAATGTATACGATGAGTTCTTTGTTTATAAGTTACCATAACAATATTCAGTTGTGATTATTTAAATCCATTTTGGTCAAGACTTTAATTACTGTTTTAGGTCTCAAATTTTTAAGCTAATTAAGtcagttttaaaataaagtaattttggTCCTTCCCTTTGTTTATGATAGATTTGGGATCTGAAGTGCAATTAAGTTTTATGTATGTGTCTGTACGTACACCTACCATTTTGTCATGGTAAATCAGTAAGCAATTGTCTATTCATTTGAGGGTTGGGGTTGGGGTTGGTGCAGTGCGGCAGTGCTTTCTATTAGATGTTACTAATGTATTGGTTAACAGGATTATAGAAGGAATGCATTCATGGAGGCAGATCTGCAGTGCTCAAATGCCATACAGTCTATGGAAAAGAGGCTGAGGGCAGCTTGTAATGGTTCTGATGCAAAGATTGATAATGTTGCTAAGGTAATTGTTGTGCTCCTAATGGAAAATATACATCATGACTGTTGCAAAAATAAGGCAGCATTGTTGAAATGATAAGTTTCTATAATGTATTTTTGATGCAGGTTCTTGATGCTCTTTTATCTGAATATGAAAAAACTATTCAAGGTCCAGGGAAGTGGCACAAACTTGCTGTTTTCTTGCAACGAAGGTTTGTTAAAATGTCTTTCTGCCAAATTTTCTGTTTGTCTTTGGTCTTTCCAGTGactttttctaattaattttcgTCTTGCTGCTGTCAACAGTTTTGAAGGCCCCATAGTTGACCTTACCAAGAGGCTAATAGCTAAAGTTGAATCAGAAAAGAGTTCTCATGCTTTACAATGTCGGTTGATTGAAGATAAGATGGCACTTTTAATGAAACGGCTGGAAGCCAGCGAAGGTGAAAAATCTGATTACATTAAGAGATATGAGGATGCCATCAAAGATAAGAAGAAATTAACTGATGAATATATGAATCGCATAACTGATCTGCAATCTAATCGTCGATTACTGGACGAAAGGTACTCTGGTTTATTGAAAACACTAGATTCTACCAAGCAGGAATCCATGGattggaaaagaaaatatgaacaaGTCTTGTCGAGGCAGAAAGCTGAAGAAGATCAAGCTAGTTCTGAAATAGCAGCTCTCAAGTCCCGAAGTGGTGCTGCTGAAGCAAGGTTGGCAGCAGCAAAGGAACAAGCTCAATCTGCTCAAGAGGAGGCGAAGGAGTGGAAACGAAAGTATGATATTGCCGTTAGAGAAGCAAAGTCTGCTCTTGAGAAAGCATCTATTGTGCAAGAGCGCACAAACAAGCAGACACAGTTGAGGGAAGATGCTTTAAGAGAAGAATTTTCTGGAACTTTGGCTGAAAAAGTGCGCTCTCCCTCTTGAGATTCCTGCTcatttcttttatatctttCACTTAGTATTGCTAATACATGAAGAGATCTGTAATGGTTTGTAAACTTGCGTTCTTATCTGTTACTCCTTTCTAACTATGCAGGAAGACGAAATAAGAGAGAAAACTGCAAAAATTGATCATGCTGAGAAGTGTTTAGCAACCCTGAATTTAGAGTTGAAGGTGAGATTCTTGGCTTCTAAGTAGGGTCCCACAGGGCCTATTATCAAGTGCTCTCAGTATGACACGATTTATGTTGTGCATGTGTATAATAAAATCTGGTTTATATTCTTGATACTTgtgtatttcttcttttattgtgGACCTGCACCTGGAAGGCTACTTCTCAGCTTCTGTCTTTTGCTctcatgattttttatattatgttgcATCTCAACCACTTGACTTGGAATTGTATATGGATGTTAAGACTCTAGAATTCTACACTCAATTATATGCATGTTTACTCTTGTTGGGACTAAGTGCGTTATCTGATCTTGCAGGCTGCTGAGTCAAAGATAAGAAGTTATGATACTGAAATATCATCACTGAGGATCGAAATTAAAGAGTTGACTGAGaagttgaaaattgaaaatgctAGGGCCCAATCATATGAGAGGGAAGCTATGGTTTTTCAGCAGGAGAAGAACCATCTAGAACAGAAGTACCAGACTGAGTTTAAAAGATTTGATGAGGTCCAGGAAAGGTGTAAAATTGCCGAAAAAGAAGCTGCCAGGGCTACTGAAGTGGCTGATAAAATGCGGGCTGAAGCAGGCATGGCTCAGAAGGAGAAGAGTGAGATGCAGAGACTGGCAATGGAAAGACTAACGCAGATTGAGAGGGCTGAGAGGAGAATTGAAAGTTTGGGGAGGGAGAAAGATAATTTGGAAGCTGAATTAAAGAGAGTAAGGGATTCAGAGAAGGATGCACTTACCAGAGCTGTGAAACTAGAGGAAAAGGTGCAACAGAGAGAGAAGGATTTAGAAGCCCTTTTGGATAAAGACAAGACCCACAGGCGAAATAGTGCGCAAATTCTCGAACAACTTCTTGAAACAGAACGTGAAGCACATGCACAGGCAAATAACCGGGCTGAGGCTCTCTCTCTGCAGCTGCAATCTGCGCAAGCCAAAATTGATTCTCTCCATCAAGAGCTGACTAAATTTCGTCTCAATGAAACTGCATTTGACGGTAAGCTAAACACTGCTTCCCATGGTAAACGTATGAGGGTAGATGACGACTTTGGTGATGACATGGATGTAAGCCCAAGAATAGTAAAGGTAAACAAGAGAACTAGGAGTACATCCAGTCCTCTTAAGTACACACAACCAGAAGATGGTGGTTCCGTCTTTGAGGGTGCCGAAGAAAATATTAGTCAGCCAAGTGAGGAGGATTATAGAAAGTTTACCGTCCAGAAGCTTAAACAAGAGCTGACAAAGCACAACTATGGTGATCAGCTGCTCCGGTTGAAGAATCCCAACAAGAAAGATATCATTGCTTTGTATGAGAAATGTGTTCTTCAGAAGTCGTAGCAAAGTTTTGCCTTATCTGGGTTGGTCTGAATCACATTCATTCCGTGGTGGTTGACATTAGACTAGAAATATTGTGTGATAGTGACTTTGAGTGGTTTTACATTTTTGGGTGTGTTTGCTTGAGTTTACCAGCAATGATTATTATCATACAGGCCATACTGAATTTTGATGGCCCGATCTTTTATCTGTTGATTGTTTCAGTCAGTTGTGTTTACATctgtatagttttttatttctgTATTTATATTAACATTGCATGAATATTAGATGAATTACATTTAGATTGAAACTTACTTGTGTGTGCCCAACTTTATGTACTGATTGTTTTCGAAGCAGATGAACATAATTGATGAATGATGTGCGCTTCTGGATACATTTCCATCGCACTTAGCCTTTTGGAACGCTGTCTACTGTAATGAAggttaaattttcattttagttgCGAAATATCCGGGAAATACCAATTTGGAGGACTGTATTGACGATCTTAAAGAggtatcacttttttttttaaattttttaatcaaaaaataatatttatcacaTGTCTATTTCATGGTGTCatatagagatgtcaaaatgagtttcaaccTGTGAGCCAATCCGgttcaccacgggttcgagccgggttgggttgagaaaaatttaactttttcaaaagtgggttgaactcaacccggctcacttaacccacgggttaaacgggttcgagctgggttgaaggtgggttggcccacttaacttaccaacatttttttacaaattttttaatttttaaatttttttttttaataattatttactattccattatatttgttcacaatttcataattttaaatactagaatgttgcttaattatatttgaatagtttaaatgtttaattaatttgattgtcaagttatatatatgttgatactttaatctttatagtaaattactcaagtaatcgtcttataaacaattttttttttaaattagcatgaaaaaaatatataatttttttatttatattttgttgaatagaatgacagaaaatttgtaatattagtcatgcttccttagactaatggatactttcttggaaataattcttcatatattggcggtgagcatgatcaaaatattggttcttgattttagtATGATTGTCATTtgatgggttacttaaaaatttatttaaatatttgaatactaaaaaaaataaaaaaataatttttttaggtgggttggtgagccaacccacttaacccaccaacccgtggtgggttgagtcgGGTTACagaatttctggctcaccagaaagtgagtcaggttgggttcactcattttcaacccggctcgtggtgagccaacccgtgtgagccgggttggcccactttgacatgtctagtGTCATACAAGGTGttattttggtttaaatttaatttttgtatttttattttgtcttaaaatttaatttatatatatatatatatatatatatatatatatatatatatatatatatattatacaaatatttttataatgttagaGAAAAACTAACATCACGTcaaatcatttaaatattttattcattttaccTATAATAAAAATAGGTTAACCTACTTATCACTGAGCATTCCTACTTGAATTATTATCTCCTCTCATGTACCACATGATCAAAGCAGATGGAAAATACAATCATAAATCAAGGTAAGccataacatatataaaaaagatagaaGTACAACACAAGTAAATCCTCAAGCAATTCACATtcctcattttaaataataatcgtCTAATGACATTTAATCactaaatttgtataattatatttttagaagacCTGTGGATTGAATTGGACTTAAAAGATTTTGTACCTATCATATTATAATAGTGATAGATTATGGCATCATGCCCTAGTTCTATTCAACCTTATTAAGAACTAAGTCGTCCTCATATGAcatgattattttttgtaactTGCTAAAACGATTATCTTTCATATCAAATCCATTATTATAAGAATTTTCATCCACTCTCACCACCTAATCATCTTTTTCTAGTGAGTCTGAGTGTATAGTATAGTATGAATAATCTCATCATGGAATTTCTATTCAATACACCTCATAAACCATACAAACAAAACTTTCCACCTTGGAAACACTACATTCATCACATGCATAACAATTCAATAATCGAAAGAGATTAAGGTTTCTGTCCTTGCTCTACTTAGTCTCACTAATAAACTTTCGTCGATACCATTAAATTAATACTCTTTATcaataacaacttcaatatttcTAAGAAAGTAGTCAAACATATTATTATGGGTAAGTTAACCTGTACTAAATTgtgtatttcttcttttattgcATACCTTTGAAGGATACTTCTTAGCTTCtctatctttttcttcttttgatttttgatCTTATGTGGCATTTTCACAACCACTTGAGTAGGAATTGTATATGGATGTTAAAACTTAGAATTCTACACTCAATTATGTATGTTTACCCTATTTATGATTAAGTGCGTCATCTGATCTTGTAGGTTGGTGAATCAAagataagaaattataatatagaAATGTCATCATTGAGGAATGAAATTAAAGAATTGACAAAAAAGTTCAAAGTTGAAAATACTAGGGCCTAATAATATGAGAAGGAAGTTATGGTTTTTCAATAAAAGAAGAACCTTATATACATGCACACAAACACGCATACGTGCATACACGCAAACATGCAAAAACACTGCGACGACCAAATTCTTTTTGTtactattattttctatattatacttacaaataaaaaaattaacacataattttacaataacatataacatacttaaaatattcacatatacatatatttatatattttacagtattgtatgcatcttatatttacatcatttggtacatattatattttctacactagaagaggaagaagtatTACTTATTTACAGTTTCTCCCTTGTAGGTTAGCCTTTAAACATGTGGAGgaaaaaatgttatgataagattcACTTGGACTATTGGGGGTAAATAAAAAGTGACTTCAATCTGTCCTTCCAAGATAATTGGTGCATTTGGAGCACTTAGGAATGTGATAGTAGAATTTCCAATACCTTGAAATGTTATCGAATTATTTACCACATTGGTTTGCCATGCGTTACCCGGAAATTCTGCTACTATATCGGAAATGAATGGGTCAGGCATGTTAGTGACAACCATCTATGatgagattatattttttttttatacacaatcataaaatagggaagtgagacaaatatcacataaaaatatagcatacctcaataaaaaaatataaaaaaaactctttcaaattcatgaaattgggtttttattatattttataaagattttgattaattttgtaataactAGCCAAGATAAATGAGCCTCATCATGGCTAATAGGGTAACCCAAGAACATCTTATCTTGAGCAAAATTCACTCATTTAAATCTCCAAAATCATACCTtgaactacaataatcaaatctttatttatcataatttttattttgatattaaactatataattgtataaataaataaataaataggattaatgcataagtaaaattaaattaaataaataaagaggacCAGTACGTGattggagataaatataaataaataaatgagaataaatataaataaataagaataaatataaattaaataaatagaactaatgcataactggagatgaatataaataaataaaggttaattatgtttttcatccCTCAAGTATTATGCGATTTTGTTTTTAGTCCCCCAACTACCGTTTgctccaatttggtccctcatgtTTTGAAACGATTGGAAATAGTCCGCATTTTTGGACGTCGTTAGTTTTGTTTGACACCTGACAAATAGACTGCCACATATGGATCCCGTTTTAAGCTGTGTAAGTCATCTATGTTTCTGCACGTGCTAATTGAAGAGGAAGACAACTAAATAAAAGAGGGGTTGGGAGAAGTTTGAAaccctaaaatttaaatttcagaaTTGGGGCTTCGAGTAGTGAGGAAGTGGTGCATATCGTGACTGTGCAGGCATAGTTTGGCAAAGTTACTGTGTTCTTCATTGATGAAGAGTGGTAGCAAAGGGTTTCCATGTATGCTGCGGAATACTGGTTCCAAAATGTCGCAAAGTTGTGCGTCATCTTCAGAAATGTCATCCAAAGTCTGTGGGTGTGGGGAAAGATTGTTGCTCCTGAAGACATCTACTGTGAAAAACAAAGGCAGATTATTTTGGAGATGTTGAAATTGGGCTGTAAGTTGAAATTTTCGTGACTTTTACTGGatgttgtttttgtatttgtggTAATGATTTCATCTTTTCTTTCGCAGACCAATTCACATTGTAATTACTTTGAATGGGTTGATGACGAGGAATCCGATTTTCAAGGGAAAGAAACTGAAAGTGAAGCCAGTGGTGGAAAAAGAGTTGATGGTGGGAAAAAAGGTGAAAAAGATGAAGTTTCTTTGTAAAGGGAGAAAATTATACTGgatttgatgaagaaaaatgagaagttgaagatgaaattgtaacaagagaaaaaaattgggacataaaatataaattaaaaagaggTTAAGCACATCTCATTTAaggtaaatatagaaataaaaataattatgaatagatgaaaagataataaaattattatggattttattgtaatcattttaattgtaacaacttaattaattttgattctcTGGATATTCataatttctatatttatatatttacaagTTCTTAATTTATACtagatataataatatacataaaaagtaatgcaTAAAAATGGTGttaatatactaaaaatattatgatttaaattttgcgatgttacacacacacacaatgaCCTAGCCTTTCATGAGCACTTTGGGTtctaattagaaaatatttttcactaacTGATAATACTTCTCACCCAACGACTCAAACCCTAGGATCTACATTCATTGGACTCATCCAATGTGTTTGAATCATTCACTTAGCGTATCATCTATTGCTCTCTCTTTAGAAATTACCTCTTATTGCAGTTGTTCAATGGGTAGTGCTCATCCAACGAGCATATCATTTGTTGAGTATTGTgtgctttttttttatcaaaactaATAAGTATATAAGTTTGGTATTATTGGCTCATACTTAATTTTCTCTCTTAAAcattttaaagaatatttatttagtaataaaataaattaccttAGACCAATTAATTCAAAACTCACAAACTTACATACTCACTGTATTATTAGAGCCTTATCTTCATAACTGCATAATATCCTTTAACTATATAAGCTTATCTCTTTAGTCCATCTAGATGCTTTTATTCATTTCTTATACTAAACAAACATacatttagtttaaaattaaccTTCAGCAAGACATTTGGTTCAGTTCAACTGATATATTTCAAGGATCTAACCTTACCTAGTAGCTCAAACATCTCATTAAAACTAATCCTTTAAAAGAACGCTTTCAACCACTATGAATCATTTGACTTACtaaatcaacaacaaacaataaacAGTCATCATTATCATATCTCATCACAAACAGGCAAGCTACCTAGAGTTTAGCTCTTTTCTCTAATAAGCTCCAGTAACTTGTGCTCTCAATACACATTTTATTCTATATAATAAAAACCTCAGATCAACAATTTGAACATACACCCTAGTGATCATTGACATGCAAAGATTCATCTTAAATCCAAAAGAGCTACATGCAAGCAAGTTTCACCCATATGCAAGCATGTAACCAAATTAATTCAAAAGAAAGGTAGAAAATGAACTCACTCTGACTCACTCCTTGCTCGGTTAGGATGATGGTTCTCTATACCATAACTCCTATGATGCTTTTGAATGCTCAAACAGATGCATAGATTGGTTACAAATCTAAAGCGATACTCTGGAGGAAAGGAATAAAAGTATGTTTGGAGAGATGgtaatgtttataaaataaaactcaattatttggtttttttttatagaacaaacttgttaacaataaaataatggaTTTTCTCGCATACGATGTTGAGTGCATATGTATGTCCtcatttaacatttaattttggCTTCTTAATTGAGTTTTGTGGTTAAAagactaatttaattaatatttgtgatAATTAGGTTTATTGAGCTTGTgttgcataaaatatatttggctTATTAAAAGtgtgaaataaattattcaaagcTACTAAATAAGGCCAAAATCAGTTCCAATTAAAAGCTGTTAAATGATCACAAATTTGACCAACCAACACATGCCATGTGACACTATCATACAATCTCAAATTTGTCCAATTAGTAGCTGCCACGTGGCCTTGATCGTAACACACAAATATGAACCAGTGACAGGATGACACATGTCCAACATCCTAACATTAAAAATCCAACCAATTAGATGATGAtgcatcatcatcttcaacctcccGTATCACTAGACACAACCCATATGCAGAACGCGCCATCATCCATGCATCTCGACACTGCCACTAGGACCGTGCTGACGTTAACAATAGTAGTCATTACGAGCGCACACCCACACAAATCGAAAATAAATAGTGACGAAGCAACCATCGTGAGTGCAACACCTCATTGCCACCTGGACCACGCGTGCAGCTTTGCCCAGAGATCGTGAGACCTATATGCACATAGTTATGCTAAGAGCGACGAACTAACAAATGTTATCGTTTGATAAAACACAAGTGAGAGAAAACTATAAGAGAAATAGTTTATGAAAGTTTTAGAATGAGAGTTTGCATACCGATTTATTAGAAACTTGTGCAATAGATAGAATACAATATCCCATGATATAAGGGgtaaaataaaacctaatatGTATCATCATAAAACTGAATATCTGATAAtaatataagagaataaaaaattatatctccatcaataaaattaaatctagaagatatatgatattttatcacCTCCAATCAAGGTGGGCTTGAAGAAAATGAAGGCCTAACTTGGAAGTAACAATTTAGGAATGTAGTAGGATGAAGAGAATCTTGAGATCTTGAGAAGCCTAAGAACCTTGAGAGATTCGAGAAGCTTGAGAGAGTCGAGAACCTTGAGAGAGTTGAGAACCTTGAGAAAGTCGAGAACTTTGAGAAAATCGAGAACCTTGAGAAAGTCGAGAaccttgaatttttttttcattgttgatAATTGTGATCAATAAGAAAGAGATATATAAGA contains:
- the LOC114177337 gene encoding guanylate-binding protein 1-like, which produces MLKLFNRGRDSPADASPPSSAVTAPSSSSASPVTGPARPIRLVYCDEKGKFRMDPEAVATLQLVKEPIGVVSVCGRARQGKSFILNQLLGKGSGFQVASTHRPCTKGLWLWSTPLKRTALDGTDYNLLLLDSEGIDAYDQTGTYSTQIFSLAVLLSSMFIYNQMGGIDEAALDRLSLVTQMTKHIRVRASGGKTSASELGQFSPIFVWLLRDFYLDLTEDNRKITPRDYLEIALRPVEGSGRDIAAKNEIRDSIRALFPDRECFTLVRPLNNENDLQRLDQISVGKLRPEFRSGLDALTKFVFERTRPKQVGATMMTGPVLVGITESYLDALNHGAVPTISSSWQSVEEAECRRAYDSATDVYMSSFERSTAPEEGALREAHELAVQKSMAAFNASAVGVGSARKKYEDLLLRFFKKAFEDYRRNAFMEADLQCSNAIQSMEKRLRAACNGSDAKIDNVAKVLDALLSEYEKTIQGPGKWHKLAVFLQRSFEGPIVDLTKRLIAKVESEKSSHALQCRLIEDKMALLMKRLEASEGEKSDYIKRYEDAIKDKKKLTDEYMNRITDLQSNRRLLDERYSGLLKTLDSTKQESMDWKRKYEQVLSRQKAEEDQASSEIAALKSRSGAAEARLAAAKEQAQSAQEEAKEWKRKYDIAVREAKSALEKASIVQERTNKQTQLREDALREEFSGTLAEKEDEIREKTAKIDHAEKCLATLNLELKAAESKIRSYDTEISSLRIEIKELTEKLKIENARAQSYEREAMVFQQEKNHLEQKYQTEFKRFDEVQERCKIAEKEAARATEVADKMRAEAGMAQKEKSEMQRLAMERLTQIERAERRIESLGREKDNLEAELKRVRDSEKDALTRAVKLEEKVQQREKDLEALLDKDKTHRRNSAQILEQLLETEREAHAQANNRAEALSLQLQSAQAKIDSLHQELTKFRLNETAFDGKLNTASHGKRMRVDDDFGDDMDVSPRIVKVNKRTRSTSSPLKYTQPEDGGSVFEGAEENISQPSEEDYRKFTVQKLKQELTKHNYGDQLLRLKNPNKKDIIALYEKCVLQKS